The following coding sequences are from one Halomonas sp. HAL1 window:
- a CDS encoding siderophore-interacting protein, whose product MAAKPSYRLFDITLARRTQVSASLVRFTFTGPEVSQMATYAPDQRVKLFFPEGGGTLDPLFEIARLEEHDWYGAYRALPDAQRPSARTYTIRALRPEQVEVDVEFVLHGDNGPASRWAMHARPGDRLAMTAPDASAEGPKLGYEWKPPQGVRRILIIADETALPAAAGILETLDDLPLKPKVEALFEVPRGDDVQPLPQAAKLRWLARDAEPGCQHGELLIRALRDIDLQQEIVALGGNHSTADNGSSDDLNQDELDQDENAPLWEPATLDDSAPFYAWIAAETKVAMKLRRYLVNECGLPKQYVTSMGYWRQGKANG is encoded by the coding sequence ATGGCAGCCAAACCGAGCTACCGGCTTTTTGATATCACCCTCGCCCGACGCACCCAAGTCAGCGCCTCATTAGTTAGGTTCACTTTCACTGGCCCAGAAGTCAGCCAAATGGCGACCTACGCACCGGATCAGCGCGTCAAACTGTTTTTTCCGGAAGGAGGCGGTACTCTGGACCCATTGTTTGAAATCGCCAGGCTGGAAGAGCACGACTGGTACGGCGCCTACCGCGCACTGCCGGATGCCCAGCGCCCCTCCGCGCGTACTTACACCATCCGTGCCCTGCGTCCAGAGCAAGTCGAGGTGGACGTTGAATTTGTACTCCACGGCGACAATGGCCCCGCCTCGCGCTGGGCAATGCACGCCCGCCCTGGTGACCGGCTAGCCATGACAGCCCCCGACGCCAGTGCGGAAGGCCCAAAGCTGGGCTACGAGTGGAAGCCGCCCCAAGGTGTGCGCCGTATCCTGATCATCGCCGATGAAACCGCCCTACCCGCTGCTGCTGGCATTCTAGAAACCCTTGATGATTTGCCGCTCAAACCCAAGGTCGAAGCGCTGTTCGAAGTGCCTCGTGGCGACGACGTTCAGCCGCTGCCCCAGGCCGCCAAACTGCGCTGGCTGGCACGTGATGCCGAACCTGGCTGCCAACACGGTGAACTGCTAATAAGGGCACTGCGTGATATCGATTTACAGCAAGAGATTGTTGCACTGGGAGGTAACCATTCGACCGCAGACAATGGCAGTAGTGATGATCTAAATCAGGATGAACTAGACCAGGATGAGAACGCCCCACTCTGGGAACCCGCTACCCTGGACGACAGCGCGCCCTTCTATGCTTGGATCGCCGCTGAAACCAAGGTCGCCATGAAGCTGCGTCGCTATTTGGTCAACGAGTGCGGGCTACCCAAGCAGTACGTTACCAGCATGGGCTACTGGCGCCAGGGCAAGGCCAATGGTTAA
- the speG gene encoding spermidine N1-acetyltransferase has translation MSHTLFLRALERNDLRFVHELNNNQSIMSYWFEEPYESFDELEELYNKHIHDNAERRFVAENSHGNAIGLVELIEIDYIHRSAEFQIIIAPDHQGKGFARSLIHQALHYSFTILNLHKVYLIVAVENVKAIHLYEESGFIEEGHLVQEFFINGKYRDVKRMYILQDAYLDQLDSVDAPESNWL, from the coding sequence ATGAGCCACACACTATTTTTAAGGGCACTGGAGCGCAATGATTTGCGCTTTGTCCACGAGCTCAATAATAACCAGAGCATCATGTCGTACTGGTTTGAGGAACCTTACGAGTCATTTGATGAGTTGGAAGAGCTATATAACAAGCACATCCATGACAATGCCGAACGGCGCTTTGTCGCGGAAAATAGCCATGGTAACGCGATTGGTTTGGTGGAGCTGATTGAGATCGACTACATCCACCGCAGCGCTGAGTTTCAAATCATCATTGCTCCCGATCATCAGGGCAAAGGGTTTGCTCGTTCGTTGATCCACCAAGCGTTGCACTACTCGTTCACGATCTTAAACCTGCACAAGGTGTATCTCATTGTGGCGGTGGAAAACGTCAAAGCGATCCATCTTTACGAGGAGAGCGGTTTTATTGAGGAAGGGCACCTAGTGCAGGAGTTCTTTATCAATGGCAAATATAGGGATGTGAAGCGTATGTATATCCTGCAGGACGCCTATCTCGACCAGCTAGATAGCGTCGATGCGCCTGAATCTAACTGGCTATAA
- a CDS encoding LysE/ArgO family amino acid transporter — translation MWESYFTGLLVCGGIIMAIGAQNAYILGLAIRREYHWWSAGLCMSADIILLTAGMFGVSAFLLTMPSALETMRWVGVVFLSWLAAQALFRAVSGRQGLSAAAGKAPSLTEVIFATLAVTVLNPQVYLDTLLLIPAIGAQQESSGVFVAGASTASILWFSLLAWGGAALSPWLSKPIAWRIIDGLIGLMMAGIAVHLALGASSLS, via the coding sequence ATGTGGGAAAGCTACTTCACCGGGCTGCTGGTATGCGGCGGTATTATCATGGCGATTGGGGCGCAGAACGCCTACATTCTAGGGCTGGCCATTCGTCGTGAGTACCACTGGTGGTCGGCGGGGCTATGCATGAGCGCGGATATTATCCTGCTCACGGCGGGTATGTTTGGGGTGAGTGCTTTTCTGCTGACCATGCCCAGTGCGCTGGAGACAATGCGCTGGGTGGGGGTGGTGTTTTTAAGCTGGTTGGCGGCCCAAGCGTTATTTAGAGCCGTCAGTGGACGGCAAGGATTGAGCGCCGCAGCGGGCAAAGCGCCCAGCTTAACGGAAGTGATTTTCGCGACCCTTGCCGTCACCGTGCTCAACCCCCAGGTGTATCTGGATACGCTGCTGTTGATACCCGCCATTGGCGCTCAGCAGGAGAGCTCCGGTGTTTTTGTGGCGGGGGCATCTACCGCTTCCATCCTCTGGTTTAGTCTGCTGGCCTGGGGTGGCGCTGCACTTTCACCTTGGCTGTCAAAGCCTATCGCTTGGCGCATTATCGATGGTCTGATTGGGCTAATGATGGCAGGTATCGCCGTTCATCTTGCTCTGGGAGCATCCTCACTTAGCTAA
- the fhuB gene encoding Fe(3+)-hydroxamate ABC transporter permease FhuB → MLGAAQFAQRMGGMSPAKACLLLSLPMVVLFWVGLEGQGGFALGLQALVAPSFENVDELLLYYAWWPRFSIALLAGGGLGLAGVLMQQVLRNPLASPTTLGVASGANLALMTATLLAPGLLVAGREWVALLGGALAVGLVFLLSWRRGLAPIVVVLAGLVVNLYLGALSTALLLFNHEALSGLLIWGAGSLAQNGWDGVAILWPRLAISCVAAWFLLRPLAVLELDDASAKSLGVSLAYLRFGGMGLAVFITGSIVSVVGIIGFIGLAAPNIVRMAGARRLGPRLLWSTLLGAVLLATTDLLLQQFSGMAATLIPTGAITGALGAPLLMWLIPRLKLQGDRPPKSAGVFMHRHPAPSRLAVGLLLALLAATVVGLLFGQGVDGWYWLAPNNWDVMQWRLPRVMAAAASGLMLAIAGTILQRLSANPMASPEVLGISGGCAIALILGIFLLPAPTNMMLIGVGTLGAFATLLVLVGINRKSGFLPERLLLTGVAISALFDAVRSVMLAGGDPRGQQVIAWLAGSTYYVDITNAVVVGGIAAVLALITLPFTRWLDILPLGAPTAKALGVTLNRARLALLLLVALLTACATLVVGPLSFIGLLAPHMARLVGFSRAGQHLLGAALIGMLLMVLADWVGRQIIFPYEIPAGLVASLIGGAYFMWGLRRL, encoded by the coding sequence ATGCTAGGCGCCGCGCAATTTGCCCAGCGAATGGGGGGAATGTCGCCTGCTAAAGCCTGCCTATTGCTTAGCCTGCCGATGGTGGTGCTGTTTTGGGTGGGCCTCGAGGGCCAAGGCGGTTTCGCGCTGGGTCTGCAGGCATTAGTGGCCCCCTCTTTTGAGAATGTTGACGAGCTGCTGCTTTACTACGCTTGGTGGCCGCGCTTCTCTATCGCCCTGCTCGCCGGGGGCGGCCTGGGGTTGGCAGGCGTGCTCATGCAGCAGGTGCTGCGTAACCCGCTGGCTTCGCCCACCACCCTAGGGGTGGCATCGGGCGCTAACCTGGCGCTGATGACTGCCACCTTGCTGGCGCCGGGGCTGCTTGTCGCCGGGCGCGAGTGGGTCGCCTTATTGGGCGGGGCGCTGGCGGTTGGGCTAGTTTTCCTACTCTCGTGGCGGCGTGGGTTAGCGCCAATTGTGGTCGTGCTAGCGGGGTTGGTGGTCAATCTGTACTTGGGGGCGCTGTCTACGGCGCTGCTACTGTTTAACCACGAGGCGCTCTCGGGGTTGCTGATTTGGGGTGCCGGTTCGCTGGCGCAAAACGGCTGGGACGGCGTTGCAATCCTCTGGCCTCGGCTGGCGATTAGCTGCGTGGCCGCGTGGTTTTTGCTGCGCCCCTTGGCGGTGCTGGAGCTGGATGATGCCAGTGCCAAGAGCCTCGGTGTATCGCTTGCCTATCTACGTTTTGGGGGCATGGGACTGGCGGTGTTTATTACCGGCAGCATCGTTAGCGTGGTGGGCATTATTGGTTTTATCGGTTTAGCGGCACCCAATATTGTACGTATGGCTGGCGCGCGCCGGTTAGGGCCACGGTTACTCTGGTCGACGCTATTGGGGGCCGTACTGTTGGCAACAACGGATCTGTTGTTACAGCAGTTCTCTGGCATGGCAGCAACGTTGATTCCCACCGGGGCGATTACCGGTGCCTTAGGTGCGCCACTATTAATGTGGCTAATTCCGCGTTTAAAACTACAGGGCGATCGGCCACCGAAAAGCGCGGGTGTCTTCATGCACCGGCATCCTGCACCCTCGCGGTTAGCCGTTGGCTTACTGCTCGCGCTGCTCGCCGCAACAGTGGTGGGTCTACTATTTGGCCAGGGGGTGGACGGGTGGTATTGGCTTGCGCCTAATAACTGGGACGTGATGCAGTGGCGCCTGCCCCGCGTAATGGCAGCCGCGGCCAGCGGCTTGATGTTGGCCATTGCAGGTACGATTCTCCAACGCCTATCTGCCAACCCTATGGCCAGCCCTGAAGTGTTGGGTATCAGCGGTGGCTGTGCTATTGCGCTGATTCTCGGCATTTTCTTACTGCCCGCACCCACCAATATGATGCTGATTGGCGTAGGCACGCTAGGGGCGTTTGCAACGCTATTGGTACTGGTTGGAATCAACCGCAAGAGTGGCTTTCTCCCTGAGCGTTTGCTGCTCACCGGGGTGGCGATCAGTGCGCTGTTTGATGCGGTTCGCAGCGTAATGCTGGCAGGTGGCGATCCTCGTGGCCAGCAGGTGATTGCTTGGCTGGCGGGATCCACCTACTACGTGGATATCACCAATGCGGTGGTGGTAGGGGGCATTGCCGCCGTGCTGGCGCTGATCACGCTACCCTTCACCCGCTGGCTGGATATCTTGCCCTTAGGCGCGCCGACGGCCAAGGCGCTTGGGGTAACCCTCAACCGCGCCCGTTTGGCGTTGCTGCTACTGGTGGCCCTGCTAACCGCCTGCGCTACCCTGGTGGTAGGGCCGCTTTCGTTTATCGGCCTGCTGGCGCCGCATATGGCGCGCTTGGTGGGTTTCTCCCGAGCGGGACAGCATCTGCTGGGAGCTGCATTGATCGGCATGCTGTTGATGGTGTTGGCCGATTGGGTAGGACGTCAGATTATTTTCCCCTACGAGATACCGGCGGGCTTGGTCGCTTCACTGATTGGCGGCGCCTACTTTATGTGGGGGCTGCGGCGGCTTTAA
- a CDS encoding cytochrome b: MPIGWRDSPNGYGRVSRTLHWLTAALVTLQFTVLLAWRGMGENAITLFLASIGPHGSLGFMILIVTLARLGWAWINRKQRPPHTPGLGGRLARFVHITFYGLLLWLPAFAILRQIGRGGALRFYGIELLPEAERDITWMVAPAELLHGPLSWLLCGLVIGHIMMALIHRFWLKDRVLARMVGSSGR; this comes from the coding sequence ATGCCTATTGGCTGGCGAGACAGCCCCAACGGCTATGGGCGGGTCAGCCGTACACTTCACTGGTTGACCGCCGCGCTGGTCACGCTGCAATTTACCGTGTTGCTGGCCTGGAGAGGAATGGGCGAAAACGCTATCACGCTGTTCTTGGCGAGCATCGGGCCTCACGGCTCGCTAGGTTTTATGATTCTGATCGTGACGCTGGCTCGCCTTGGCTGGGCATGGATAAATCGCAAACAACGCCCGCCCCACACGCCAGGGCTAGGTGGGCGCTTGGCGCGCTTCGTCCATATCACCTTTTATGGGCTGCTGCTGTGGCTGCCCGCTTTCGCTATTTTGCGCCAGATCGGCCGCGGTGGAGCGCTACGCTTTTATGGCATTGAGCTGCTACCCGAAGCGGAACGCGACATCACCTGGATGGTCGCCCCCGCCGAGCTCCTTCACGGCCCGCTTTCGTGGCTGTTATGTGGATTAGTCATCGGCCACATCATGATGGCGCTGATTCACCGTTTCTGGCTCAAAGACCGGGTACTGGCTCGTATGGTGGGGTCAAGTGGCAGGTGA
- the ltaE gene encoding low-specificity L-threonine aldolase, with amino-acid sequence MIDLRSDTVTRPTPAMLEAMMAAPVGDDVWGDDPTVNAFQANLAEQAGKEAALLFPSGTQSNLVALMAHCERGDEYIVGQSAHTYRYEGGGAAVLGSIQPQPIENAADGSLPLEKISAAIKADDFHFARSKLLALENTIGGKVLPADYVLKATDLARERGLATHLDGARLFNAAIATDTSLKQLCLPFDSVSLCFSKGLGTPMGSALVGSQALIDKARRLRKMVGGGMRQVGIIAAACQYALDHHVTDLREDHRRAARLAEGLEKLPGVEITSQATNMVFARFPDAHVQPLSAWLKEHGILIELLYATRFVVHRDINDADIDKVVAVMEAYFSRH; translated from the coding sequence ATGATTGATTTACGCAGTGATACGGTGACCCGCCCCACTCCCGCCATGCTGGAAGCCATGATGGCAGCGCCGGTAGGTGATGATGTGTGGGGCGATGACCCAACGGTGAATGCGTTTCAAGCCAACCTGGCCGAGCAGGCAGGCAAGGAAGCCGCGCTGCTATTTCCTAGCGGCACACAAAGCAACCTAGTGGCGCTAATGGCTCACTGTGAACGCGGTGATGAGTACATTGTTGGGCAGTCAGCCCACACTTATCGCTATGAAGGTGGTGGCGCGGCGGTCTTGGGGAGCATCCAACCCCAGCCCATTGAGAATGCCGCTGATGGCTCGCTACCTTTGGAAAAAATAAGCGCCGCGATTAAAGCCGACGATTTTCACTTTGCCCGCAGTAAACTGTTGGCGTTGGAAAACACGATTGGCGGCAAGGTACTCCCGGCAGACTATGTGCTAAAAGCGACCGATCTTGCTCGCGAACGCGGGCTGGCAACACACTTAGACGGCGCACGTCTATTTAATGCCGCCATCGCTACCGATACATCGCTTAAACAGCTTTGTCTGCCCTTCGATAGCGTTTCCCTTTGTTTTTCAAAAGGCCTAGGGACACCGATGGGATCGGCGTTGGTGGGTTCTCAAGCGCTGATTGATAAGGCTCGCCGTTTACGCAAAATGGTTGGCGGTGGTATGCGTCAAGTGGGCATTATCGCTGCGGCCTGTCAGTACGCCCTGGATCACCACGTTACCGATCTAAGAGAAGATCACCGCCGTGCCGCTCGATTGGCGGAAGGGTTGGAGAAGCTGCCAGGGGTAGAGATCACCTCGCAAGCCACCAATATGGTATTTGCACGTTTTCCCGACGCCCATGTCCAGCCGCTGTCCGCGTGGCTAAAAGAGCACGGCATATTAATTGAGTTACTGTACGCCACCCGTTTTGTGGTCCATCGCGATATCAATGATGCCGATATTGATAAAGTAGTAGCGGTGATGGAGGCCTATTTCAGCCGTCACTAA
- a CDS encoding metallophosphoesterase, producing MRLRILSDLHLEFFDGNRALPAVDADVVILAGDIHRETEGLAWARHRFPDRPIIYVPGNHEFYGTCMPQLREELAREAERLNIELLDNRAVTLDGVRFYGTTLWTDFALYANDPTQNPAHTESKALRYMPDFKIVQASPGITFTPLASRQLHAEALAWLESQLAQPFDGPKVVISHHAPLHECIPGQYLGDALSPAFASNLPHLMGKMNVWVHGHVHEPVDILRNGTRVIANPGGYPYEFTPELFKPDFVIDV from the coding sequence ATGCGCCTGCGTATTTTGTCTGATCTACACTTGGAGTTTTTCGACGGCAACCGCGCACTGCCAGCAGTGGACGCCGACGTGGTGATTCTAGCTGGCGATATCCATCGCGAGACCGAAGGGCTTGCCTGGGCGCGTCACCGCTTCCCGGACAGGCCCATTATTTATGTACCTGGCAACCATGAATTTTACGGAACGTGCATGCCGCAGCTGCGTGAAGAGTTGGCGCGCGAAGCCGAGCGCCTCAATATCGAGCTTTTGGATAATCGCGCGGTAACCCTCGACGGCGTGCGCTTTTACGGCACAACACTGTGGACGGACTTCGCGCTCTATGCCAATGACCCGACCCAAAACCCTGCCCATACTGAGTCAAAAGCACTGCGTTATATGCCCGATTTCAAAATCGTCCAAGCCTCTCCCGGCATAACGTTCACCCCGCTGGCGAGCCGCCAGCTACATGCTGAAGCGCTAGCATGGCTTGAAAGCCAACTGGCCCAACCGTTTGACGGCCCCAAGGTGGTGATCAGCCATCATGCACCGCTGCATGAGTGTATTCCTGGCCAATACCTAGGCGACGCGTTATCCCCCGCGTTTGCCTCCAACCTACCGCACCTAATGGGCAAGATGAATGTGTGGGTGCATGGGCATGTTCATGAACCAGTAGATATTTTGCGCAACGGTACGCGCGTTATCGCCAACCCCGGTGGTTATCCTTATGAGTTCACGCCTGAGTTGTTTAAGCCAGATTTTGTGATTGATGTATGA
- a CDS encoding AAA family ATPase: MLKDADQHLQFVLLTGVSKFSKVSLFSGLNNLRDITLSSDYTTLCGYTNNDIDTVFKPELSGLDHQEIKQWYNGYRWGGGETTSVYNPFDVLLLFQERELTLTGLSPPRPHFW; the protein is encoded by the coding sequence GTGCTCAAAGACGCCGACCAGCACTTGCAATTCGTGCTGCTTACTGGCGTTTCCAAATTCAGCAAGGTCAGCCTGTTTTCGGGACTAAACAACCTTCGTGATATCACACTGTCGTCCGACTATACGACCCTTTGTGGCTATACCAATAACGACATCGATACCGTATTTAAACCTGAACTTTCTGGGTTAGATCATCAGGAAATCAAACAGTGGTATAACGGCTACCGCTGGGGTGGCGGTGAGACAACGTCTGTCTATAACCCCTTCGATGTATTACTGTTGTTTCAGGAGCGAGAGTTGACCCTTACTGGCTTGAGCCCGCCACGCCCGCATTTTTGGTAG